Proteins encoded together in one Jaculus jaculus isolate mJacJac1 chromosome 7, mJacJac1.mat.Y.cur, whole genome shotgun sequence window:
- the LOC123462165 gene encoding PDZ domain-containing protein 11-like: MDSRIPYDDYPVVFLPAYENPPAWIPPHERVYHPDYNNELTQFLPRIVTLKKPPGAQLGFNIRGGKASQLGIFISKVIPDSDAHRAGLQEGDQVLAVNDVDFQDIEHSKAVEILKTACEISMRVRFFPYNYHRQKERTVH, translated from the coding sequence ATGGACAGCCGGATTCCTTATGATGACTACCCAGTGGTTTTCCTGCCTGCCTATGAGAATCCCCCAGCATGGATTCCTCCTCATGAGAGAGTGTACCATCCAGACTACAATAATGAGTTGACTCAGTTTCTTCCCCGAATTGTCACACTGAAGAAGCCTCCTGGGGCTCAGTTGGGATTTAACATCCGAGGAGGAAAGGCCTCCCAATTAGGCATCTTCATCTCTAAGGTAATTCCAGACTCTGATGCACATCGAGCAGGACTTCAAGAAGGGGACCAAGTTCTAGCTGTGAATGATGTGGATTTCCAAGATATTGAGCACAGCAAGGCTGTTGAGATCCTGAAGACAGCCTGTGAAATCAGCATGCGTGTGCGCTTCTTTCCCTACAATTACCATCGCCAGAAAGAAAGGACTGTGCACTAG